From a single Calderihabitans maritimus genomic region:
- a CDS encoding YeeE/YedE thiosulfate transporter family protein yields the protein MRNNQLIWAFLVIIFATGLGVKLGLEAPLLLISWMVGLAVGFVMQRSRICFTAAMRDLWLTGDVTQFRGLLALLVTATMGFLALQASAVLQGQEIPLKVSAAGVHVAVGAFLFGIGMVLASGCASGMLVRLGEGSVAHLVVVVFFIIGALGGARTFDWWQATFVSRAGKVYFPDALGWGKAVLLQLLLLVAIYGAAVWRAGHSGGRGVDAGHADISE from the coding sequence ATGCGGAATAATCAGTTAATCTGGGCTTTTCTGGTAATAATTTTTGCTACCGGGTTGGGAGTGAAACTGGGCCTTGAAGCGCCCCTCCTGCTGATTAGCTGGATGGTGGGGCTAGCTGTAGGTTTTGTGATGCAGCGCTCGCGGATTTGTTTCACCGCGGCCATGCGGGACTTGTGGTTGACGGGTGATGTCACCCAGTTTCGTGGCCTGTTGGCTTTGTTAGTTACGGCTACCATGGGCTTTTTGGCATTGCAAGCCAGTGCCGTGCTGCAGGGTCAGGAAATACCTTTAAAAGTTTCGGCGGCCGGGGTGCACGTGGCCGTAGGGGCTTTTTTGTTTGGCATTGGTATGGTGCTGGCCAGTGGCTGTGCTTCCGGTATGCTGGTCCGCCTGGGAGAAGGGTCTGTGGCCCATCTGGTGGTGGTGGTATTTTTTATTATTGGTGCCCTGGGGGGCGCCCGGACCTTTGATTGGTGGCAGGCTACCTTTGTTTCCCGGGCAGGCAAGGTATATTTTCCCGATGCCCTGGGCTGGGGAAAAGCGGTGCTGTTGCAGCTCTTGTTGTTGGTGGCTATTTACGGAGCTGCTGTCTGGCGAGCAGGGCATTCCGGCGGAAGGGGGGTAGATGCTGGTCATGCAGACATTTCGGAGTAG
- a CDS encoding YeeE/YedE thiosulfate transporter family protein — MQTFRSRWFQKLEKPWPIELGGMILGVLAFWYFIFGKTVGVQTTVLYWGVWLGKTLGFDASSWSFFQGKHAKALLGGFWHHAGSLLVLGIIVGSLLGALTASEFRVRRIASGKQLLAASLGGLLMGYGGRVATTCNVGVYFGLIPSQSLSGWLFMAFVFLGAGVGSWMLIKYFT, encoded by the coding sequence ATGCAGACATTTCGGAGTAGATGGTTCCAAAAGCTAGAAAAACCCTGGCCTATCGAGTTGGGTGGTATGATCCTGGGAGTGTTGGCCTTTTGGTACTTTATCTTTGGGAAGACCGTGGGGGTCCAGACTACCGTTCTTTACTGGGGAGTCTGGCTCGGCAAGACCTTGGGGTTTGACGCCTCTTCCTGGAGCTTTTTCCAGGGAAAACATGCCAAAGCTTTGCTGGGGGGGTTCTGGCACCACGCCGGTAGCCTCTTGGTTTTGGGCATAATAGTAGGCTCCCTGCTCGGTGCCTTGACGGCTTCTGAGTTCCGGGTGCGGAGGATAGCTTCCGGCAAGCAGCTTTTGGCTGCCAGTTTGGGGGGGCTTCTGATGGGATACGGAGGACGGGTGGCTACCACCTGCAACGTGGGTGTTTACTTTGGGCTGATTCCCTCCCAGAGTCTTTCCGGCTGGCTTTTTATGGCTTTTGTTTTTCTGGGCGCCGGTGTAGGTAGCTGGATGCTGATAAAATACTTTACTTAA
- a CDS encoding selenium metabolism-associated LysR family transcriptional regulator: MNLNHLKTFLTVAETGSISGAAEILHLSQPAVSKHIRSLEAHFEVQLFERLGRTVELTAAGEVLAGYARQVQQILDRAHQDLAEMAETLQGRLTVGTSTVPGQYLMPYIIKYFREIYPEVKVRLHVGDTSHVLQQLTAGEIEVALVGAPVNDPKIAGFEFAKDELVLIVPAGHPLAERPAVSLTEVLGEPLVWRDRGSGTRKVIEERLQAAGVDLDRLDIALELGTTEAVVNAVEAGLGISFVSRWAIRKHLLLGTLSSPRVRDLSFHRGLYLYYLRSRKQRRVG, translated from the coding sequence TTGAACCTGAACCACCTGAAAACTTTTCTCACCGTGGCTGAGACTGGTAGCATTTCCGGGGCGGCAGAGATACTCCACCTGAGTCAGCCTGCGGTAAGCAAGCATATACGGAGCCTGGAGGCTCATTTTGAAGTACAGTTGTTCGAGCGCCTGGGGCGGACCGTGGAGTTGACCGCGGCGGGGGAAGTTTTGGCCGGATACGCCCGTCAAGTGCAACAAATTTTGGACCGGGCCCATCAAGACCTGGCAGAGATGGCCGAGACTTTGCAGGGAAGGCTGACCGTAGGAACCAGCACCGTTCCCGGGCAGTATCTGATGCCTTATATTATCAAATATTTTCGCGAAATTTACCCCGAGGTCAAGGTGCGTTTACATGTGGGCGATACCTCGCATGTGCTTCAACAACTGACGGCAGGAGAGATAGAAGTGGCCCTAGTTGGAGCCCCGGTGAATGACCCCAAGATTGCCGGTTTCGAATTTGCTAAGGATGAACTGGTGCTGATTGTCCCGGCGGGACATCCGCTGGCGGAACGTCCTGCGGTTTCGCTGACCGAGGTGCTTGGGGAACCACTGGTATGGCGGGATAGAGGGTCGGGGACGAGAAAGGTCATCGAAGAGAGATTGCAGGCGGCGGGAGTTGACTTGGACCGGTTGGATATTGCCCTGGAACTGGGAACCACCGAAGCAGTGGTCAATGCGGTGGAGGCGGGCCTAGGAATTTCCTTTGTCTCCCGCTGGGCCATCCGGAAACACTTGCTTTTGGGCACTCTTTCCAGTCCCCGAGTGCGTGATCTATCTTTTCACAGGGGCCTTTATCTTTACTACCTTCGTTCCCGGAAGCAGCGGCGGGTGGGTC
- the selD gene encoding selenide, water dikinase SelD has translation METIKERLSLTQLSCSAGUASKVGPGVLAQVLKKLPTMCNENLLVGTDTSDDAGVYRLNDEIAIIQTVDFFTPVVDDPYLFGQIAAANSLSDVYAMGGRPLTAMNVTCFPTNKLDLGVLEEILRGGADKVLEAGAVLVGGHTVEDKEPKYGLSVTGVVDPRRVITNKGAQPGDKLILTKPLGTGIITTALKGGILAPEVLDRAVGWMVMLNDKASMAMQEVETHACTDITGFGLLGHAAEMASASGVGMRLFAGQVPVYQEALELAEQGIIPGGAFANRNYLGERVVWDRSVPQSLRDVFYDPQTSGGLLIAVPGEIATKLVALLKEYGITVAGVIGEIVADHPGSIYVEP, from the coding sequence ATGGAAACAATTAAGGAGCGGCTGTCACTAACCCAGCTTTCCTGCAGTGCTGGCTGAGCCAGTAAAGTGGGGCCAGGGGTCCTGGCCCAGGTTTTAAAGAAGCTGCCCACCATGTGTAACGAAAACCTGTTGGTGGGTACGGACACTAGTGACGATGCCGGTGTCTACCGCCTCAATGATGAGATAGCCATTATTCAGACGGTGGATTTTTTTACCCCCGTTGTAGACGATCCCTACCTTTTCGGCCAGATAGCCGCCGCCAACTCCTTGAGTGACGTTTACGCCATGGGCGGACGACCCCTGACGGCCATGAATGTTACCTGTTTTCCCACCAATAAGCTGGACCTGGGGGTGCTGGAAGAAATCTTGCGGGGAGGGGCGGACAAGGTGTTGGAGGCTGGTGCCGTGCTGGTAGGGGGGCATACGGTGGAGGATAAGGAACCCAAATACGGCCTTTCGGTGACTGGAGTGGTAGACCCGCGGCGGGTAATAACCAACAAAGGGGCGCAGCCCGGGGATAAACTGATTTTAACTAAGCCCCTGGGGACAGGGATTATTACCACTGCCCTTAAGGGAGGCATTCTTGCTCCGGAGGTACTGGACCGGGCGGTAGGCTGGATGGTAATGTTGAATGATAAGGCCTCGATGGCCATGCAGGAAGTGGAGACTCATGCCTGTACCGATATCACCGGCTTTGGCTTGCTAGGTCATGCCGCAGAGATGGCTTCGGCCAGCGGGGTGGGCATGCGACTGTTTGCCGGTCAGGTTCCAGTTTACCAGGAAGCTCTTGAATTGGCAGAGCAGGGTATTATTCCGGGAGGGGCTTTTGCCAACCGCAATTACCTGGGAGAGCGGGTTGTCTGGGACCGGTCTGTACCCCAGTCCTTGCGGGATGTGTTTTACGACCCGCAAACATCAGGTGGTCTGTTAATTGCTGTTCCCGGGGAGATAGCGACAAAGCTGGTAGCTCTGCTCAAGGAGTACGGGATTACTGTAGCCGGGGTGATCGGCGAGATAGTGGCGGACCATCCTGGAAGTATTTATGTGGAACCGTAA
- a CDS encoding sulfurtransferase TusA family protein has product MAVVDLDTLGLTCPFPLIKVQKKMAELSAGDVLRVETDCISATENIPNWAQKMQYPCQVKKIGSGRWEITVTKK; this is encoded by the coding sequence ATGGCTGTAGTGGATTTGGATACTTTGGGCCTTACATGTCCTTTTCCCTTGATCAAAGTGCAAAAAAAGATGGCCGAATTAAGTGCCGGCGATGTACTGCGGGTAGAGACCGATTGCATCAGCGCTACGGAAAATATTCCTAACTGGGCACAGAAAATGCAATACCCCTGTCAGGTTAAAAAAATAGGTTCCGGACGGTGGGAGATAACCGTAACCAAGAAATGA
- the spoIIIAA gene encoding stage III sporulation protein AA, translating into MRIVPLVGENDSAGKIASQVKEAFSVLSPRVRQMVEKLPSVVLSKVEEIRLRQDRPLLLQTFEGEIAVGPSGISTMEEAYRATADDLQRTLQVISQSSVYALEEEFRNGYITVEGGHRIGFVGRAVIRDGRIHSLKFISSINIRVARQVRGCADRVMSYLIDMSSKRPLHTLIISPPRCGKTTLLRDIIRQFSTGVPSLSLAGVNVGLVDERSEIAGCFRGVPQLDVGPRTDVLDACPKSEGMIMLVRSMSPQIVATDELGRLGEMEAVEEMLNAGISLITTVHGRDHKSLSNRPQLKKLMERGIFDRYVILSRSRGVGTIEAIIDGNNGKPLISQSFLARPRGGEYD; encoded by the coding sequence TTGAGGATAGTTCCGCTGGTGGGGGAGAATGACTCCGCCGGGAAAATAGCAAGTCAGGTGAAAGAAGCCTTCTCCGTTCTTTCCCCTCGTGTCCGGCAAATGGTAGAAAAGCTCCCTTCTGTCGTTTTGTCTAAAGTGGAAGAGATAAGACTTCGCCAAGATAGACCCCTGCTGCTCCAAACCTTTGAAGGAGAAATAGCCGTAGGTCCGAGCGGGATAAGTACTATGGAGGAAGCTTACCGGGCTACGGCGGACGACCTGCAGCGGACCCTCCAGGTTATTAGTCAGAGCTCTGTCTATGCTTTAGAAGAAGAGTTCCGAAACGGTTATATAACTGTTGAAGGGGGACACCGCATAGGCTTTGTGGGCAGAGCGGTGATACGGGACGGGAGGATCCATAGCCTCAAATTTATCTCCAGTATCAATATACGGGTAGCCCGGCAAGTACGGGGATGTGCCGACCGGGTGATGAGTTACCTGATAGATATGTCGTCAAAGCGCCCGTTACATACCCTGATTATTTCCCCGCCCCGCTGCGGAAAAACTACTCTTCTCCGGGATATTATCCGGCAGTTCAGCACCGGGGTGCCTTCCCTTTCTTTGGCCGGGGTGAATGTAGGTTTGGTAGACGAGCGTTCGGAGATAGCCGGTTGTTTTCGAGGCGTTCCGCAATTAGATGTAGGACCGAGGACAGATGTGTTAGATGCCTGTCCCAAATCGGAAGGTATGATAATGCTGGTACGTTCCATGTCGCCTCAGATAGTGGCTACCGATGAATTGGGACGGCTTGGAGAAATGGAGGCAGTAGAAGAAATGTTGAATGCCGGTATAAGTTTAATTACTACCGTACACGGAAGGGATCATAAGAGTTTGAGCAATCGCCCGCAGTTGAAAAAATTAATGGAGCGAGGGATTTTTGATCGGTACGTTATTCTAAGCCGGTCGCGGGGGGTGGGTACGATAGAAGCTATTATCGATGGTAACAACGGAAAACCATTGATTTCCCAGTCCTTTCTTGCCCGGCCGAGGGGTGGAGAATATGACTAA
- the spoIIIAB gene encoding stage III sporulation protein SpoIIIAB has product MTKLLGAGLTVVACGLMGITVSRNYTLRPMQLRALQSALQMLETEMVFTATPLPEALERIGRHSSLPLSLLFCGASQHLKGNEGYTAAEAWEKALDSFAEYTALTTEDQEILRRFGQGLGNSSTEEQVKNLALAREQLKQQEAKAENVRQRQEKLWRNLGFVVGLVLVLIFY; this is encoded by the coding sequence ATGACTAAATTGCTCGGTGCGGGATTGACCGTAGTGGCATGCGGGTTGATGGGGATTACTGTTTCTCGCAATTACACTCTCAGGCCAATGCAGTTGAGAGCCCTTCAATCGGCTCTTCAGATGCTGGAGACGGAGATGGTGTTTACGGCTACTCCTTTACCGGAAGCTCTGGAGCGGATTGGACGGCATAGCAGCCTACCTTTATCATTGCTCTTTTGTGGTGCCAGCCAACACTTAAAAGGAAACGAAGGATATACGGCGGCGGAGGCCTGGGAAAAAGCTTTGGATAGTTTTGCCGAGTACACAGCCCTGACTACCGAAGATCAAGAGATTCTGCGAAGGTTTGGGCAGGGCCTGGGGAATTCCAGTACCGAAGAGCAGGTTAAAAACCTGGCGTTGGCCCGGGAACAGTTGAAACAGCAAGAGGCAAAAGCGGAAAACGTACGCCAGAGACAGGAAAAGTTGTGGCGAAATCTAGGTTTTGTGGTAGGGCTGGTCTTAGTCCTGATTTTCTATTAG
- the spoIIIAC gene encoding stage III sporulation protein AC, producing MDVDLIFKIAGVGILTAVLHTVLKQAGKEEQAHLATLAGVAIVLMWVIQMLGNLFDQVRSVFQLY from the coding sequence ATGGATGTCGACCTTATTTTTAAAATTGCCGGCGTAGGCATCTTAACTGCCGTACTACACACTGTGTTAAAACAAGCTGGTAAAGAGGAACAGGCCCACCTGGCTACTCTGGCGGGAGTAGCTATCGTGTTGATGTGGGTTATTCAGATGTTAGGCAATCTTTTCGACCAGGTAAGGTCGGTTTTTCAGTTGTACTGA
- the spoIIIAD gene encoding stage III sporulation protein AD: MEILQIAGLGLVATIFVVILKQEKPELAMLLSIVTGVIIFILVLGKIASVFNILEELANRANVNRFYLSTLLKIVGIAYIAEFGAQVCRDAGEGAIASKVEFAAKIIMMVMAVPIIAAILETIIRLLP, from the coding sequence TTGGAGATCTTGCAGATTGCCGGCTTGGGACTGGTGGCCACGATATTTGTCGTCATATTGAAACAGGAGAAACCTGAACTGGCCATGCTACTCAGTATTGTAACCGGGGTTATTATTTTCATATTGGTCCTGGGCAAGATCGCCAGCGTCTTCAATATCCTGGAGGAATTGGCCAACCGGGCCAATGTGAACCGGTTTTACCTCTCCACCCTGCTCAAAATAGTAGGGATTGCCTATATAGCTGAATTTGGTGCCCAAGTATGCCGGGATGCTGGAGAAGGAGCGATTGCCAGCAAGGTGGAATTTGCAGCCAAGATTATTATGATGGTTATGGCGGTGCCCATTATTGCGGCTATTCTGGAAACTATTATCAGACTTCTCCCATGA